The Manihot esculenta cultivar AM560-2 chromosome 17, M.esculenta_v8, whole genome shotgun sequence genome contains the following window.
CAAGCAAATTTcatgttaattaattaaaaattaattagtcaaACAAGTTACTTAGTGCATTTCTCTTTACACATGGTTCAGGCACTAACTCCTTGTGGGCATCACTTTGAGTAGTAATGGTGGGTGTGATTGGCTCAATATTGCCTAAAATCACTGCTTGCTTTTGCATATATTCCCATTTGTCTTGAAAAAGGTAGAAGAAAGCCATGAAAGAGATCTGTGCAGTGAAAACTATAGTCCAAATCCTTGTATTTGCTGAAAATTTCTGGTGATAGGCATCTAAGCCTGTGTAGATGTTAATGATTCCCACTAGAGAGATTACTGTTCCAAGTATCCAATGAAGAAAATACCATGTGCTTCTTCTTTTACTCCCTCTGCAATTTTTTTGAAGAAAATTAAAAGAGGATTCACTAGACGGGTTTGGTTTGTGATTTGTGAAGGAGAGCTTATTAAGGATGATGTATGGTACCTATGAGGTCTCCGAAATTCAATAGCAGCTTGCACCCAAACGGCAACGTATAATGCTAGACCTATCCTTTGGTGGTTGTTATCAAATGAATTCTCAAAGGATTTTATGGACATGATAGCTCCTGATGTGGCAAGAAGAACTGAGAGTATCTGCACCAAGTTACACGAGTCATATAAACAAGTAGCTAAGCTTTTCTTTGGCAACTAAGGCAGGCAATAACAAAACCATTTTTAAAAGATCTTTCAAGTACTGAAAATGGAATAATTTCAATccagagtttgcaactttgcTTAGTGTTTAAATATGTACAGGCATTGCAATAATTCTTGCTGGTTGAAAGCTCAAGAAATGTTTAAATAAATCATCAAATGATTAGGATCACACACACATatacaaatattaattaatttcttgaatTTTAAGTATCTATgataaatatgattaaaaatgCTAATTAATAACCTACTAAAGGGGCAAATTTGAAAAATGTAAAGCAAATGAATTTGGAGATGTCATTATTAAAGTTAAAGTAAGCTATGATTTTTCAACTTAGCAAAAGATATTGCATGATCGTAACTacccttttttttcctttctttgtctttctcttcaattttctttttcttcttctgagTGGTTAGAGGAGTGAATGTGAATGATGAGTAATGAAATGAATTCATGAGTTGCAGAAGAGAAACCAAGagttgaattaattatttaattacctGCAAAATCAAATGAAGGTAGAAGAAAAGTTTCCTTCTGCTTCCACCTTCCTCTCTATGTGGCATTCTAACAAGCAGTATTCCAACAGGTGCTAAGAGCCCCATGGAAACCCACAAGAGAACCCCATGAAGGGCAACTTCAGATTTCATCTTAGGACTTAACTGCAGAGATTAAATTACAAGACTTGATTAATCAACCAAGTGACTACCATTAACAAGAAGATAATACATGAGTACACATTACCTTGTGAATGTATTCTCTCGTGTTCTTGTGATCCCTCACCTCTTCATGAGATAAGCAAGAAACAAATGGCAGAAGAGTAACAAAGTGTAGAAGCAAATGAAGATTTTGCATTCTTCAACCTCTAGAACAAAAGCAAGAGTTGAAGCCCTTCCTCTCTTTTCTCCTCTAGAAAGAGAGAATTAAATATCACCCATAAGAATATTGTTAGATTTGGATGGCAACTGATATTGGTAGGCAAAGCAAAATGCTATATATTAGTTTATGTGGGGAATGTGGAATGgaaaatgaatataaaaatGGAGGCTATTAGTGCATAGCAATTAGCATGGCTTTTAGTTTTTGATTTATTATTAAGCAAGAGATTAAAAAAGTGATCATAAagagttattttttaaatatttttttattaatcaccATTAAAATAGTGATTAATTTAgtattaatcaataaattaaactattagataatttaaaataaattaatgagaaATTGTAATTATTATCTATCCCTCtcaatggttttttttttcttatataaaaaaaaaaatcttttgcgTGTTGAGCATATCAATTCGTAGTGAAAAGCATAGTGCTGTACTGGGCATGGCCCAAGACATGGACATGGAGATTGTCTTAGACATGGACATGGGCATGGCCCAAGACATGGACATATCAATTCGTAGTGAAAAGCATACGTATCGCataaagtttaattatttttgatgAATCACGACATATAGTCTCGTTTGAATTGAGTTGTTACtcatttaaaatagaaaaaatgtacGTGAATTTTAAGCCGActctaaataagaaaagaattTTTGATTAATCATAAGTCTAGGAGCTACTCCAGTAAAGTCAATTCGAAGGGAAGCCATTGGAGCTCTTTCTTTTGGAAGCCAGTGATTTTCATATCCCAATCCattataaaacaaaattattatttacataaTAAGTGTATATGATCATTACAATTGATTAAATAAGTAAGatttttatatctatttaatcATTCGATATATCTGGTCTAATTCGATTCGAcacaatataaaaatatattattcactgaacccttaaaaaaaatttcattatttacgTAGAAGCTGTCTCATTTGATCATGATAATCGCAATTGTGTTGAATAAGTGGAACTTGTGAACCcattatatattattgaattCATTACTATTTACCACAGAAATAGTAGATTATTGAATGGCACACAGGCTCAAAAACCATGGACGCCTTGGCGTCTTGGGGAAGAATGAAATTAAGATATTGCATATAGTAGATCCCACATATTAAGGTAATTTAATATTGTACTTAATTTCATAAGTTTCATGATAAGGAAAAAGAAGAGGTGATAATATCATCTttagcttcttttttttttcctttttttaataatattttatatcacCCAAAACAGAGTAGTTACAGATCTAAACTGGTACCACTTATTCCATATGTTTGTAGAAATTTTACCTAATATTATGTTGGAATCCAACATTcaggaattttattttatattatttttatatattttttattttgagattTTATTCAACCAAacgttattttttaatttttaaatatttaaaaataacaaaaaaaaaaagtgttcaaagaaaaagaaaagaggcaAGTTAGCCAACAAAGATCAATCAATAGCAATAGTCAACATTCTCTCATCATATAATTATTCTGTGAAGCGGCAAATGTTATCATTGAGCAAAATactaaaagaaaaagacaacaAATTAATGATGTCTTGAATTAAAGATGTAAAAGAGGTCAgtattataatcttatttatACTGCTTTAGATGAATTTGTATTCAGAGGAGCATACGTGACAAAGATATATATAGTAATAAAAGGTAAAAAGAGACTCACATGCATCATTACAAGATTACAAAGCCATAATAATCATTACCTTCAATTATATCAATTAGAAAACAAAAGATTTGGTGGGTAGTCACCATCATCTTAATTTTGAATGTGGACAGTCAATAGTGGTGAAGTAAATGTCTTTAGAGCAGATGATATTGTGAATGGTTGCAGAAGCAGT
Protein-coding sequences here:
- the LOC110605266 gene encoding cytochrome b561 domain-containing protein At4g18260 encodes the protein MQNLHLLLHFVTLLPFVSCLSHEEVRDHKNTREYIHKLSPKMKSEVALHGVLLWVSMGLLAPVGILLVRMPHREEGGSRRKLFFYLHLILQILSVLLATSGAIMSIKSFENSFDNNHQRIGLALYVAVWVQAAIEFRRPHRGSKRRSTWYFLHWILGTVISLVGIINIYTGLDAYHQKFSANTRIWTIVFTAQISFMAFFYLFQDKWEYMQKQAVILGNIEPITPTITTQSDAHKELVPEPCVKRNALSNLFD